A window of the bacterium genome harbors these coding sequences:
- a CDS encoding LytTR family DNA-binding domain-containing protein, whose product MNTEVSGKVIHALIIDDEPIACDLLDWMLKQDPEIHILGTCKDGKAALTAIREKHPDLIFLDIQMPDLDGFALLQKLRAEERPYLIFVTAFDSYAVRAFDVHAIDYLLKPFNQRRFQKALRRAKEHIFGQKQLALLQNDLSKTAVENHSIQRLEIKVSGRILFIPVSEISWIEAADQYADVHREANSYLVRVSMSWLEKNLNPADFVRIHRSVIVNVNFVREAVLNKERGRYLTLKDGKKLRISRRRVPALRKSSLSAASIH is encoded by the coding sequence ATGAATACTGAAGTTTCGGGCAAAGTGATCCACGCTTTGATCATAGATGACGAACCGATCGCATGCGATCTGCTCGACTGGATGCTTAAACAGGATCCCGAAATTCACATTCTGGGGACATGCAAAGATGGAAAAGCGGCGTTGACCGCAATCCGGGAGAAACATCCGGATTTGATTTTCCTGGATATCCAGATGCCGGACCTGGACGGTTTCGCTTTGCTTCAGAAACTAAGGGCAGAGGAAAGGCCGTATCTGATTTTTGTCACCGCTTTTGACAGTTATGCTGTACGCGCATTCGATGTGCACGCAATCGATTACCTGCTGAAACCTTTCAATCAGAGACGTTTCCAAAAGGCTTTGAGGAGAGCAAAAGAACACATCTTTGGCCAAAAACAGTTGGCCTTGCTGCAAAACGATTTATCAAAAACGGCTGTTGAAAATCACTCGATTCAGCGACTGGAGATCAAAGTTTCGGGCAGAATCTTATTCATACCGGTTTCTGAGATTTCCTGGATTGAAGCTGCTGATCAATATGCCGATGTTCACCGGGAAGCAAATTCTTATCTTGTGCGGGTGAGCATGTCCTGGCTGGAAAAGAATCTCAATCCTGCAGATTTTGTGCGCATTCACCGCTCCGTGATCGTAAACGTAAACTTCGTCCGCGAAGCCGTTTTGAACAAAGAGCGTGGCAGATACTTGACGTTGAAAGACGGCAAGAAATTGAGGATCAGTCGCAGGCGTGTTCCCGCTTTGCGCAAATCATCGCTCTCCGCCGCCAGTATTCACTAA